The Euphorbia lathyris chromosome 4, ddEupLath1.1, whole genome shotgun sequence genomic interval CCTTAGGGAGTATCATCATGAATTCTTTTGGGTGGAAGGAAACAAAACACCAACTTTTTTCAACTTTCAGAGAATAGCAAATTAGATTGATAATTTAATGCCTAAAGTTTAACAAAGTAAGGGTTTAAATAGGCAAGAATAATTGTAATTTAACTAGGTAAAGGAATTGTAAATCTAATCCTAAACAGATAAGTAAACATAATTAATCCTAaacaaacaaggaaaaataatcAACCTTAACTAGTATCTCCTATTTAATGTAATCAGGCTCCAAATAGCGAGACGGTTTCACGTTGCTCTTGGATCGTCGTATTGTTGTGTCCATGTTGGTAACCCCCTTGTTAGTCGCAGCTTCGTCCGTATCACAAATTGTTCGGGTTCCAGTTGACCGGTCACTTGCTCTCCTATAAACATAGAATGTATTttctataattaataattaatcaattttatATGTCAAACTAAAGATGCTTATACATGTCAAAACAAACATGCAATACCCTTGAAAACATATAAGAAGTTCTATTTAAGGTTTTAGAATTTTTTCAAGATAAATTTCAGATCGATCGGACAAGTATGAAATTAAAATGGACAAAAATAGTGAAAACCAAAAACAAAGTTTCAGCATATGCATCTAAATACGATTCAATTTTGACGCTTTTAGAGTTCGAATTTAGAATCCAAGTATCATTTTGTAAAGCTATGTCTAACATTTATTCTGTAATTTGAATCTCTCTAATTGGAGTTTGTATGAAATAAATCacgaataagaaaaataaaatcaaattcaGCCCAATTTCAATTTTGATGGTCACCAAATTTgaccaaaataaattaaaacaaaattaatggTATAAAATCTTTCTAGCGACATGAATACTTGATTAAAATAGGCTTTTACATTATCAAAAGAACAATTTGAAGGTCAAATCATGAAATATAGAAACCCTAAAAACCAAAAATCCTTAAAAAGATGTACGATGTTTTTTTAAGAGAAATTACTAACAAGCTCTTATTTAAAACATTGGAATTAAtgtctatatattatatataaatttatgaaAATTTTGGGATGTTACACATCCTTTGCGATTCATACTTAATTGCTTAGTGCTCATCTTTCTAAATTCTGCTAATTTAAGTATCAGAATAGGATGGTCGGTCACCGATACCTCCTTAATCTTTTTTCTGTCTTACTTCAAGCATAGAAACTCTCGTTAGAGGTTACCCACAAATTCATTTATATCACATGTACTAGAACTTTAAGATATCTAGGTTAAGTGCCATGAGAcccttaaaaattatatatattttataggtTGACTTATTCAAGCCGGGTCATTTTATAGGTTGACTTATTCGGGGCACTTGGATCAATAATTAAGAGATATTCCAAATGCATCTCGGGATACGATCCCATTTGGGCACATTAGAGCATGTATACTGGTTGTAACATTTGTTTGTTACATTGAGGTGCCAACTAAGCAAAATAAACTCTTAGAGCATTTCCAATAGAGGGTGCCTAAAAGAGTGTCAAAACTTAACACATGAtcccaaaatataatattttattgtctcTTTAATCCACATCACTTTTGGCAACCTTTACttaaaaaatgctccaatagaggTTGCTTGAAAAGTTGCCATTATAATCCTAcacattattattttattataaatattaaaaataaaaggctccagattttattatttctagggGAGGGACcacatattttatattaaaaaaataataaacaaggttgccaagatgttgccaaaaattggcaacTTTCCTTGGCACCCACGATCACTCCAATAGTGAGTACCCTTTACAAGTTATCAAACCTGATGTCACATCAGCTGGCACTCTTTTGGgcaccctctattggagatgctcttacagAAAACACTCCAGTACAATGCTTGTTACTTCAAAAGTTGTAGAGTCCATttgtcaattaaaaaaaattgaatagaaTTTGTAATTACAGATCTAAGTTGCGCGCGTGTACACCATATGCGATGCATCAACCACTGCGTGAATTACAAACTACCTCCTGCAGCTCAAGTTTTTCCAATTGATCCCACTAATTTCTTTGTTACTGCTGCAAGTAACTCACTTCAAATTATAACAACAAAAACACGACCTCTCTAACAGTTGGGTGTTACAAGTAACAGACTTGTAACACCCATTAGACATGCTTTTACAAACTGCCTAAATTACATTTGTCATCTAGGAGTCGAAACCTGTCCTCAAGATACACTAGGACGCATATTTTAGACCGACTACCAGAATCTCGCtgacatctataaatagaatgCAATGTCACACGGTTAAGGTACATACATACATCTTTTACAATTCATActtaattgtttaatatttatCTACCTAAACTCTACTAACTTAAGCATCTGAATGCCGTCGCCGGTGGTCATAGATCCCTTCTTGATTATTTTTCCGTCTTACTTCAGTAAGACGGAATGAGATCTCAACTCTAGTAAGAGCTCTACCCACAAATTTAATCGTATCACACGTACTAGAACTTGAGATATCTAGTGACATGAAACCCTTAAATGATTTATGGAGCTTTATTTGAGATTGAATATTTGGAAGCTCTCATTCATACTTTGTGGTTTGAGGATTGAACCAGAGAATATATTCATGATAAAGACATGATTGATGTTGAACTTGATCGATGCTTGATTTAATACTTCTTGGAACTGTCAAATAATTTGCTTCCTTAATTAGACTGCAATTCAAAGATAAATTGATCTCCGATTTCTTATATAAGaaaagatatatgattggaaCATTTAAAATCATCTGTAGTATTAAACTCTTCATGAATATCTTCAAGTAAAAAATGAGACTTGTATTATTCATTATCAATTAGAGTAAGGCCATATGAAGAAACAAATGTGTATTTAACACAAAAGATACAAAGAACAGTGTTTATTAATTAGTTCATTTAGCTTGAAAGAAGAAAATTGCTGCCTCAAACATGTATCAAGGATAGTTAATATGTGCAACTATGGGACTTCTCACTAGATGAACCCCATCGTCCCAAATTAGAGCACCGGAGATCATAGGCTTAATCATGGTAGCTTTAACCGTCACAACAAAGGCTTGCTTCTCCCCAACAGATTGGAAGGATAGAACTGCTGGTTCAACTTCAATTTGAACTCCTTCTGGAGCAAATATAATGGCTTTGTAACTTGATTTTGCTGCCCCAATATTAGTCACAGTTCGGTGAAAGATTCGGGTTATTGATTCCTCATATTTGGTAGACAGAGCAAAAGAAGGGTAATTCAGATCCCATACAGTTCCATTTGTTCCTTCAGAGCATGTGTTAGCATCTCCTGTTATAAGCTGCAGCTGTTTACTGGTGTATCCTTCTCCACACAGAAACTTTACATAATCAGCCTCTCCAGCATCATATACTAATCCAGGGTTAGCTGCTTTAGCCGGATTTATATGACCTGATCCGTAACCAAATTCTGCATCCGGGTTGGTAGCAACATCCATGGTGTAAGCTACAAAGAAGATTAAATCCAAAAACTGTCAGTTACTCTCGATAAACGATTCTTAGATATGAAATTTATGATAAGAAAAAACCATTACCTGTTGTCATTAGAGCAGACCTAATGGCATCAGGAGACCAAGTTGGGTGCATTGACTTGACATAAGCAGCTGCAGCAGACGCGTGCGGGCAAGACATGGATGTGCCAGATATTATGTAGAATGGAACAGTTGCATTATTCGATCCACTTACCGGACCAGCTTCTGTCCATGCTGCTAAAATGTTTACTCCAGGAGCTGTAAGATCAGGCTGTGCATAGGGTAAGAAGTCATCAAAATCACAAGGAGATTTCGGTATAGAAAGAAGAAATTATAGAGAAGTTTCTTGTATGTACTTTGATAATGTCTCTTGTTACTGGATTAGGCCCTCTTGAAGAAAAGCTAGCCATAACTGGGGCTAATTCATTTTCATATGTACCACTCTTCAATATTGTTGCAGTCGGCTCGCTGAAGAAATATATCATAAGAATGCAATTAATCTGCGATCATAGAttaaactgaaaaaaaaaaaaaaagaatcataGATACCTAGTTGATTTCAGGTAGTCCATTATATCAGCTTGATCACTCATGCTTAATGAAGTGGCTGGTAAATCATAAGCTCTCGCGATATCTTTGAAATCTCCGACTCGCATTATAGTGCCAGCTGCACCAGCATCTATAACCCCTTCTGTGTCTGAGGCAACATCGCAGAGAACAATTTTTCCTTCGACTAGAGTCCTATTCAAGTTGCCTGGGATGCACAACCTGCATTTCGGTGTAGGCAAGAACATGTCAATTATCATCCAATTTtataaaagttgaagaattggaATGCTATCTCTTTAGTAGTCTTTTTTACATTGCACCAAACTGATCTCCTTCTATGTTTGGTGCATCTCCGCCGTAAATGATAGGGTACATTGTATTCCCGGTATCGAATGTATTTAAGGACATGCCCTGAAATAAAACAAAGTTATATGTTTATGGTCATAATCTTCGGATGATACTTTGAACAAAACAAACTAATATTTGCAAGCTCACCTCAAAAGTTGCTCCATTGCCTAGCTTCACTTGGCTAACAAACATTCTATCTATGGTGCTAGCAGCGACGGATAGTGCCCAAGGTGCGAAATTTGAGAGTGTTTCAGATAAAGGACCTCCATTTCCAGCAGAATTTGATGTGAGGACACCATTCTTCATGGCATGGAAAGCTCCAATCGCGATAGTATCTTGAAAATAGTACTGAGGCAGGCCACCGACGGATAGAGAGATTATATCGACTCCATCCGCAATAGCATCATCAAATGCTGCTAGAATATCAGCATCTGAACAGCCATCAGACCAACATATTTTGTACACAGCAATACGAGCAGAAGGAAGACCTCCTCGAGCTATTCCTTCACCAAGGCCTAGCAAGCTTGCCTTTTGGACAATGCTTCCTGCTGCTGTCGATGCAGTGTGAGTTCCATGTCCTTCTGTATCCCTTGGTGAAAGGATATCTTCTGGTTCCAAATCTCCTTCACTATTGTAGTATCGAGCTCCGATCACTTTGCTATTAAAtatcaaatacaaaattgtcaaaaataaaggaaaaaaaaaatctaaaacaaTCCATAGAAGTTCCTTTGCAAGGGCTTATAAGATTTACTTGTTGCAGGTGAAATTTGAGTTTCCTTGGCAAGTGCCCTTCCATTTGGTTGGAGGCGGACCGAATCCTTCATCAATGAAACTTTCGGATTCAGGCCAAATTCCGGTGTCAAGCATTCCGATAATGACATCACTTCCATTAGTAGCTCTTGCTACATTCAAGGGAAATCTCATAAAATCCCAGGATCTTGTTGTGTGGAGTTGCTTCTTTCTACTTCGGAACACAGACACTACACCCTCCTTGCCTAAAATTGCACAAGAACACATTACGGATACAATGAGTAACGCTCTTTTAACTGAATTAAATGTTACTATATAGATAGTTAATGTTTATGCTCACCTTCCAGCTTCCTCTTCTCTGCTACAGTCAACTTGGCGACGAACCCATTGAAGCTCCTGTGGTAGCTGTGGAGCAAAAAGTCTGATGCACCACTGATCAATTGAATCCAATAACTAAGTTAGTGTCTTATATCTCAAATTACCTTCTTTTTGAACATCAGAATCTGAAATTGTAATTATGTACCTTCCAACTACATCTTGTAGAATGTTGGTATGAGCAGCTGCTGCAGAAAAATCGCCCTTAAGACGGTCGCCCATGTATACAATATATGTCTGCAGCAGAAATAAAAGGCTTGGTAACATTAAAAATCCCCATTTAGACGGTCTCCCATGTATACAATATAACATTAGCATGAAATACTTGCCATTTTTCATGCTTACATTATATGTTCGTGGAAGTAACCGAAAGAACTAACTACTACCTTTCTATCTCCATCAGGTGTGCTGAAGCAGCTAACGAGGAAGCAACCGAAAAGAATAAGCTGCAGCAGAGATGAATTCAGGTTTGTCATTGCAGCTTCTGACTTTGTATGTTTGAAAAATAGATTAAGGATGGATTTTATAGAAACAAAATTTAACCAAGTACATAGTTTGACTATTGTTTTGCAGATTTGTCCTTAATACATAGTTTGAGTATTTTTCATTGTTAAGTCCACCAAGCACAATTCCATACAAAGCTGGACTAAAATATTATGAGAGTGTTGCCCTTCGCCTGCAAATTTAACAGTTGCATTCAGCCTCTTGCTTTTCTATTCTTTCGTTGGAACAAACCAAAATATGATCCTAATGTTTCACTTGTGATAATTAGATTCCAATATCATCTTTCTTTAGATAAGGACCAAATATGCCCCCTAAAACTTTTGGTGAAGTTCAAATATACAACTAACTTATGAAAAAATCCAGTATTAGGCCTAATGTTTATATTTGGGATCAATTTATATTCAAATATGTTAGCattatacatatttatattaaaaaaaaacacatttgtATAACTGTTAACATATCAAACATTCTCATGTCAACAAATTTAGATTCTAGTATGTTAATATCAGGTATCACTTCAAATTAGATTTTAGTTAGACTAAGTACTGTGTAACTATGATTATTAACAATATAGCTGAAATTGATCTCAAATATAAACGTAAGGCCTAATATTTGAGCTTTTTGATATGTTTAGGAGTACATTTTAACTTCGCAAAAAACGATAGGGTTATGTTTAGTCCTTATTATCCCGGCAATTATCTGCTTCAACTTTAAGTGTGAAATCTTATTGAACTTCAATAAAACAGAAAAGATAGCAAATAATATAGCACTTATTTGTTCATTCAGTTTCCAAGAAATAAGAAACAATGTGTTCCACGAGATCTTGCTATTTCTTGCAATCCATCGTCTGAAAccaaaagaagcagaaaccaAAAGAAGCAGAGATGATAACTCTAATCAAGGTTAGGGATGACAATGGGACAGAGATTCTGTAATATGTCAGGGAATCCTTCCTGTTCGAGATGGAAAATCGCTGAAATTTTGTTCCACAAAGATAGAGGAAGATAGAATTGTCCCCTGTTGTTTATAACAGGATGGACAGTAGTACTGCGATCCTCGTTCAGTTTTTCCACCGGAATCCCCATGAATatgaatacaacaacaacaacaacaacaaagcctgtcccgaaatgattcggggtcggctaacatgaaccatcatataagaccgtgaaaatcaagtcgtgtca includes:
- the LOC136227337 gene encoding cucumisin-like isoform X2 — its product is MGDRLKGDFSAAAAHTNILQDVVGSGASDFLLHSYHRSFNGFVAKLTVAEKRKLEGKEGVVSVFRSRKKQLHTTRSWDFMRFPLNVARATNGSDVIIGMLDTGIWPESESFIDEGFGPPPTKWKGTCQGNSNFTCNNKVIGARYYNSEGDLEPEDILSPRDTEGHGTHTASTAAGSIVQKASLLGLGEGIARGGLPSARIAVYKICWSDGCSDADILAAFDDAIADGVDIISLSVGGLPQYYFQDTIAIGAFHAMKNGVLTSNSAGNGGPLSETLSNFAPWALSVAASTIDRMFVSQVKLGNGATFEGMSLNTFDTGNTMYPIIYGGDAPNIEGDQFGAMLCIPGNLNRTLVEGKIVLCDVASDTEGVIDAGAAGTIMRVGDFKDIARAYDLPATSLSMSDQADIMDYLKSTSEPTATILKSGTYENELAPVMASFSSRGPNPVTRDIIKPDLTAPGVNILAAWTEAGPVSGSNNATVPFYIISGTSMSCPHASAAAAYVKSMHPTWSPDAIRSALMTTAYTMDVATNPDAEFGYGSGHINPAKAANPGLVYDAGEADYVKFLCGEGYTSKQLQLITGDANTCSEGTNGTVWDLNYPSFALSTKYEESITRIFHRTVTNIGAAKSSYKAIIFAPEGVQIEVEPAVLSFQSVGEKQAFVVTVKATMIKPMISGALIWDDGVHLVRSPIVAHINYP